The following are encoded together in the Rhizoctonia solani chromosome 10, complete sequence genome:
- a CDS encoding aspartyl protease, translating to MIASIAIATLAVAGSVIAAPAAGESKTITVPLHKRGSPLSKDGVVVGSALARQVTRVQGKYSRGNAAYKAKTGKDLFTGIKPLEKRQKEALTDEQDELWAGTIGIGTPSQSFLIDFDTGSSDLWVPSSSCTSSGCSTHRKYSTSKSSTSSKKSGSFSISYGDGSTASGPIYADTVTVAGLSVTGQYFSPVTSESSSFSSDPSDGIMGLAFSSISSIGAPTFIENLYSQGKISSPTFGFRLASSGSELYLGGADTAKYTGSITWSALTSKTYWLTTGSSSVGSTVGYSGAMIIDSGTTLVVGPTSSVKAWWAKVPGSGTCSTSVCGASGYYTYPCASPPSVSFTFNGRKFPVSSTDFNLGTTDNSGATCVGAIVGTSGVPDNAWIVGDTFMKNVYTVFDEANSRVGFATPV from the exons ATGATCGCCTCCATCGCCATCGCTACCCTTGCCGTTGCCGGCTCTGTTATCGCTGCCCCCGCTGCTGGGGAGTCTAAAACGATCACTGTCCCCCTCCACAAGCGTGGTTCGCCTCTTTCCAAGGATGGTGTAGTCGTTGGATCCGCCCTCGCTCGCCAAGTTACTCGTGTTCAAGG CAAATATTCCCGAGGTAACGCGGCCTATAAAGCCAAGACAGGAAAGGATCTGTTCACTGGTATCAAGCCGTTGGAAAAACGCCAGAAGGAGGCGCTCACTGATGAGCAGGATGAAC TCTGGGCTGGTACCATCGGCATCGGTACTCCCAGCCAGTCGTTCCTGATCGATTTCGACAC TGGCTCTTCGGACCTTTGGGTTCCCTCTTCGTCTTGCACAAGCTCGGGGTGCTCCACTCACAGAAAGTACAGCACCTCAAAGTCATCCACCAGCAGCAAGAAGAGTGGAAGCTTCAGCATTAGCTACGGTGATGGTTCGACTGCTTCTGGGCCTATCTACGCTGATACGGTCACCGTTGCGGGACTAAGTGTTACTGG TCAATATTTCTCTCCCGTGACTTCGGAGTCTTCTTCGTTCTCTTCGGATCCCAGCGACGGTATCATGGGTCTCGCCTTCTCGTCTATCTCGTCGATTGGTGCCCCGACTTTCATCGAGAACTTGTACTCTCAAGGCAAGATTTCCTCCCCGACCTTTGGTTTCCGTCTCGCCTCTTCTGGCTCCGAGCTATACCTCGGTGGAGCCGATACCGCCAAGTACACCGGCTCCATCACCTGGTCGGCACTCACTTCTAAGACCTACTGGCTGACCACCGGCTCATCGAGCGTCGGAAGCACCGTCGGCTACTCTGGTGCTATGATCATCGACTCTGGCACCACCCTTGTGGTCGGCCCCACCAGCAGCGTCAAGGCCTGGTGGGCCAAGGTTCCAGGCTCAGGAACCTGCAGCACCTCGGTTTGCGGTGCTTCTGGCTATTACACCTACCCTTGTGCCAGTCCCCCAAGCGTCAGTTTCACCTTCAACGGACGTAAATTCCCCGTCTCTTCGACAGACTTTAACT TGGGTACCACCGATAATAGCGGCGCTACTTGCGTTGGTGCTATCGTGGGCACGAGTGGCGTCCCTGACAACGCTTGGATTGTTGGTGACACCTTCATGAAGAACGTCTACACCGTCTTTGACGAGGCCAACTCCCGCGTCGGGTTCGCTACCCCTGTCTGA
- a CDS encoding Cys/Met metabolism PLP-dependent enzyme, which produces MSHTTAGFGTRAIHVGSEANAETGAVIAPISLSTTYKQDGVGKHKGYEYSRSGNPNRDQLERLLASIEAGGGDAVAFASGSATTATVLQALGPNAHVVSVNDVYGGTFRYMTRVAKENQGLETTFVDLENSSDEQITASFRDNTKLIWIESPTNPTLRLIDIRRIVRLAHAHPSNPLVLVDNTFLSPFYSSPLLLGADAVVHSLTKYINGHSDVVMGALIVPSASTHPRAAAFAERTRFLQNATGAVPSPHDCWLAHRGAKTLHLRMQAHGRNALKVAAYLQAIAGPESAVESVTYPGLATHPRHELAVRQLSPHAKKFIDTLSSKETATGVPFGGMISFRIRGGLDTAESFLVNSQYFTLAESLGGVESLGEVPAIMTHGSIPEAERAALGISSNLIRLSVGVEDADDLIADIHQALKAAVPGLAVPEPLAIKTPEASRSVNDTPEGSVPATPADALPAQPLSKPLKLEEMSQISY; this is translated from the exons ATGTCTCACACTACCGCTGGATTTGGTACTCGTGCAATTCACGTTGGTTCAGAGGCCAATGCTGAAACCGGTGCTGTGATTGCTCCCATCTCTTTGAGCACTACATATAAACAAGACGGCGTTGGTAAACACAAG GGCTACGAATATTCTCGCTCTGGAAATCCCAATCGGGATCAACTAGAGCGCTTACTAGCTTCGATCGAAGCTGGTGGAGGTGACGCTGTTGCCTTTGCTTCGGGATCTGCAACCACCGCAACTGTCCTACAAGCTCTTGGACCCAATGCTCACGTCGTCAGCGTCAACGACGTATATGGGGGCACGTTTCG TTATATGACCCGAGTAGCCAAGGAGAATCAAGGTCTCGAGACTACATTTGTAGACCTCGAGAACAGCTCGGACGAGCAAATCACTGCGAGCTTCCGAGACAACACCAAG CTGATATGGATTGAGTCACCGACCAACCCCACACTGCGCTTGATTGACATACGACGAATTGTTCGCCTTGCTCACGCTCACCCATCTAACCCTCTCGTATTGGTCGACAACACATTCTTGTCACCATTCTATTCTTCCCCGCTTCTCCTTGGAGCCGATGCTGTAGTACACAGCTTGACCAAGTACATCAACGGTCACTCCGACGTGGTCATGGGCGCTCTGATTGTCCCTTCGGCATCCACACACCCTCGCGCGGCTGCATTCGCCGAGCGCACTCGGTTCTTACAGAACGCCACAGGTGCCGTTCCGAGCCCTCATGATTGCTGGCTGGCTCACCGTGGTGCCAAGACCTTACATCTTCGCATGCAGGCCCATGGCCGCAATGCCCTCAAAGTTGCCGCTTATTTACAGGCAATTGCCGGGCCCGAGTCTGCCGTTGAGAGTGTAACCTACCCAGGACTTGCTACTCATCCTCGTCACGAACTCGCCGTTAGACAGCTCTCCCCTCATGCCAAGAAATTCATCGACACACTCTCATCCAAGGAGACCGCGACGGGCGTCCCTTTCGGAGGAATGATCAGTTTCAGGATCCGAGGCGGACTTGATACTGCTGAATCCTTCTTGGTTAATAGCCAATACTTTACGTTGGCAGAAAGCTTGGGTGGTGTTGAGAGTTTGGGTGAAGTACCTGCCATTATGACTCACGGA TCTATTCCTGAAGCCGAGCGCGCTGCGTTGGGAATTAGTTCCAATCTTATCCGCTTGAGCgttggtgtcgaggatgcgGATGATCTCATTGCCGATATTCATCAGGCACTCAAGGCTGCAGTACCCGGGCTGGCCGTCCCCGAGCCGCTTGCGATTAAGACGCCCGAAGCGAGCCGTAGCGTCAACGATACCCCAGAAGGAAGTGTCCCAGCGACCCCTGCTGATGCCCTCCCAGCTCAACCGCTCTCTAAGCCTCTAAAGCTGGAGGAAATGTCACAGATCTCTTACTAG
- a CDS encoding Lytic polysaccharide mono-oxygenase, cellulose-degrading has product MFAKVAALTFVSALVGQAMGHGLVSSPPIRQPGDAFKANCGDQMFYNVNSDPAGNIQQLNQLKATSFSASSCNLNLCKGLQFADVSAANIQSWTVGQVVPIKVDIRAPHTGSANVSIIDTTTNTMIGSPLKTWDVYASVSAPITADQTSFSVTIPDLGGKCKTAGDCVLQWWWDAPSIDQTYESCVDFTLGGSGSGAPSTPSSAAASAPAATSAASQPVETSAPAATSAPETSAPAETSAVPEPTTTSAPTATVVPTTSAAPAATTAPSSCGGTLKARDVRSGQKWAQCGGIGFDGETSCNEGLTCRPYNKYYSACE; this is encoded by the exons ATGTTCGCCAAAGTCGCTGCTCTTACTTTTGTTTCGGCCCTCGTTGGCCAGGCTATGGGACATGGTCTTGTCTCCAGCCCGCCTATTCGCCAA CCTGGTGATGCCTTCAAAGCCAACTGCGGTGACCAGATGTTCTACAACGTGAACTCTGACCCTGCAGGTAACATCCAGCAACTGAACCAGCTCAAGGCCACTTCCTTCAGCGCCAGTTCTTGCAACCTCAACCTGTGCAAGGGTCTCCAG TTCGCAGATGTATCTGCCGCTAACATCCAGTCCTGGACCGTTGGCCAGGTCGTTCCTATCAAGGTTGATATTCGTGCTCCTCACACTGGTAGCGCCAATGTTTCCATCATCGATACGACAACCAACACCATGATTGGCTCCCCATTGAAGACCTGGGACGTATATGCCAGTGTCTCTGCTCCTATCACTGCAGACCAGACTTCCTTCAGTGTCACCATCCCTGATCTTGGTGGCAAGTGCAAGACCGCTGGTGATTGTGTTCTTCAATGGTGGTGGGACGCCCCATCTATCGACCAGACCT ACGAGTCTTGCGTTGATTTCACTTTGGGCGGATCCGGCTCAGGTGCTCCTTCGACTCCTTCTAGCGCTGCTGCGAGTGCCCCTGCTGCTACCTCTGCCGCTTCCCAGCCTGTCGAGACCTCTGCTCCTGCTGCGACATCTGCTCCCGAGACGTCCGCACCAGCCGAAACATCTGCTGTTCCCGAGCCGACTACCACAAGCGCGCCTACTGCTACCGTTGTCCCCACCACCTCAGCTGCTCCTGCTGCGACAACCGCCCCTTCTTCATGCGGGGGTACCCTTAAGGCTCGTGACGTCCGCAGCGGCCAAAAGTGGGCTCAATGCGGTGGTATCGGTTTCGACGGTGAAACCTCCTGCAATGAAGGCCTTACTTGCCGTCCTTATAACAAG TACTACTCGGCTTGCGAGTAA
- a CDS encoding alcohol dehydrogenase — protein sequence MKALYYTEPTKFSIKDVPIPQIGDGDILLKVSCCGVCGTDQHIHEGEFIAKFPLIPGHEAIGTVVKMGKNVVGFSEGDRVVADVGITCGNCFYCRRGETLLCEDFNARGVTQDGGFAEYIAYKQEKCYKIHNLTDEEATLLEPAACAIHGLDKLRPKVGCEVLLLGAGPTGLILSQLLKQNGAAKVVIAANKGMKMDIARQLDAADEYIELDRKILRPNGRSSRKIINSYRTQVEATGVEKLANDAINYVRRGGTLMIYGVYENKALVHWPPSKIFGDEITIIGSFSQTYCFPRAVQYLDSGKIKTKGMVTDVYKLADFQQALDKMASRQCLKIAIKPECAQIIMHA from the exons ATGAAGGCACTCTACTATACCGAG CCCACCAAGTTCTCAATCAAAGACGTACCAATCCCTCAGATCGGTGATGGTGACATCTTGCTCAAAG TCTCTTGCTGTG GTGTTTGCGGAACCGACCAGCACATTCACGAGGGCGAGTTCATTGCCAAGTTCCCG CTCATTCCCGGGCACGAGGCAATTGGCACTGTTGTTAAAATGGGTAAGAACGTCGTTGGTTTCTCTGAGGGCGACCGTGTCGTGGCCGATGTCGGCATTACT TGCGGCAACTGCTTCTACTGCCGTAGGGGCGAAACCCTTCTTTGCGAGGACTTTAATGCTCGCGGTGTCACGCAGGATGGAGGTTTCGCCGAATACATTGCCTA CAAACAGGAAAAGTGCTACAAGATCCACAATTTGACCGATGAGGAAGCCACTCTACTTGAGCCTGCTGCATGCGCTATTCATGGGCTCGATAAGCTCCGCCCAAAGGTTGGATGCGAGGTCCTGCTTCTTG GTGCTGGTCCTACCGGCCTCATTCTATCCCAACTTCTCAAGCAGAACGGCGCAGCCAAAGTTGTCATTGCTGCCAATAAGGGAATGAAAATGGACATTGCTCGCCAACTAGATGCTGCAGACGAATATATTGAGCTCGACCGAAAAATCCTGAGGCCCAATGGGCGAAGCTCAAGGAAGATTATAA ACTCTTACCGTACACAGGTCGAAGCAACCGGAGTTGAAAAACTTGCAAACGACGCTATCAACTACGTTCGTCGCGGGGGAACTCTGATGATCTACGGTGTCTATGAGAACAAGGCCCTCGTCCACTGGCCGCCTTCTAAAATTTTCGGGGATGAGATCACG ATTATCGGCTCCTTCTCCCAAACCTACTGCTTCCCGCGTGCCGTCCAATATCTTGACAGCGGCAAGATCAAGACGAAGGGAATGGTAACCGACGTTTATAAGCTTGCCGACTTCCAACAAGCCCTTGATAAGATGGCTTCGCGCCAATGCTTGAAGATTGCTATCAAGCCTGAGTGTGCACAGATTATAATGCATGCATAG